A window of Chromatiales bacterium genomic DNA:
TCACTTCCTTGGCCTTCCACAAGGGTTGCCCGCGGCGTTTACTGCCGGCGACTGGCAACCTGATGGCCTGGGGAAACCCGGGGAGAGCAGTGATGCGGTCACGAACGACCGCTTCGGAGCGCTTCAAATAAGCGGCGATCTCTTTCACCGTCCATAAGTCCACCGTAATCGGGATACGCGGGGAAAGGTTGTTGATCGCATCCAGTAGTATTTCAATCTGATTCATACTTGTTCCATGGCGTCATCGTTTTCGATGCAATGATTGTATTGGCTTGGTCACAAGGGAATTAGGTCGAAACCCCGGATCCAGCAGCGGCTTTTCCGCGTATTTTTCGGTACGAGCCGTCCTTCCAACCGTCTAGTTCACACATACCGCTCGCAGCGTTACTAATAAAGCAGGAAAGCGACTCTAGAGGGGCGTGCTTTCGGAGACGTTTATTTTTGTCCAAGCCACTAACATCCGCAGGGAAGAAATTCATGAAGGAGAAAGTGGTGAAAATCGAACTGTGCAGTGGCAACCAACCGTATTTGAATCATGTTTGCGACATCGCATGTAAAGATCCCACTATCGCGTCGCTTGCGCGGGGAATGCTATCCAATCTGGCTTTCCTATAGGGTACCGCCAATGGCTAGCCAAGACTCTAGCGCCATGAAGGAACCGGGTACTCCTGACGCGGCCACGACGGTAAAGCTGGATGTGCGTCGTATCAAGTCCTATGAACGCAATCCGCGTCGCAGCAAGAATCCGGAATACGATCGCATCAAGGCCTCCATCCGTGCCAATGGCATGGATCAGCCCTTGGTGGTCACGTGTCGACCCGGCGAAACCGACCACGTCGTCGGCGCCGGCGGCAACACGCGACTGCACATCCTGCAGGCGTTGTACCAGGAAACGGGCGACGAGCGATTCCTGTGGGTCGATTGCCTGTTCAAGCCGTGGCGTGAAGAGTCGGATGTGCTGCTGGCACATTTAAGGGAAAACGATCTGCGCGGTGGACTGAGTTTCATCGACAAGGCGCAGGCCGTCTTCGAAGCCAAACAACTTCTCGAAGAGGAAATGGGCAACGACAGCCTTTCGCAGCGACGCCTCGAGACGATACTTCGAGATCGCGGCTACAGCTTGAGTCACGGGCTGATCTCCCAGATGGGCTACGCTGTTCACACCTTGCTCCCGGTGATTCCCCAGTCGCTGAAGTCGGGTCTCGGCCGACCGCAGGTGGAGCGGATTCGCGCGCTGGAGAGGGCGGCGCGCGCCCTCTGGAAAAAGCGCAAGCTGGGTGATGACGAATCCTTCGATGCGGTGTTTAGCGCATTATGTGAACGATACGACGGTCCCGAGTGGGATCTCGAACTGTTACGCAATGCCATTGAGATTGAGATTGCGGAAGAGCTCGAGGTGAGTATCCAGGCCATTCGCGTTGAACTGGACGCGCAGCTCTTAGGACGCGAGATCGAAACCCCAATCCTTGAGAACGACCATGATGCGGATACACCAGAAGAAAGAGCATCTTCTTCTAATGCCATTACGGCAAAAGTAAAAAGTGTTGCCGACGACAAGACGCCTGGTGACTCACGCGGTAACAACGCGGAGACGCAATCCAAGGGCAAAGTGTCTCCACCGCAACGACCATTGCTTGTCATCGCGCCCGATGCATCGGAGGAAAACTCAGAGGAGCTGCCGGATAACCCGATCGAGTCAGAGGCGGATTCTATCGAGAGTGCGATCACGCTCAGCCAACCCGGTGCCACGGACCTCAAATCATTGCGTGCTCGGGCCTGGACACTGGCCGCACGCCTTGCGCAGCGCAACGGCATCAGCGGCCTGGTCGCGCCGCTGTCCGGCAAGGGACTCGGGTTCATCCTCCGTGACGTACCGGATTCGTCGTTGGCCGATCAGTTGGACGCCGAAACGCTCGGACAGGTCTCCATGTTGTGGTGGCACCTGGCGGCTTGCGCGGAGATGACCGTGGCGCCACTGGATGCCGTCATCGCCACCTTGTCTGACGACTCGATCCTGCGCAAGGCGCTCGAGAACCAGGATGCCGGCCTGCTCTTCAACAGCGTCTGGACGCTGGATCCGGGGCATACCGGCTATCGGCTGTGGCGCCAACTCGGCGAGCAGGACTGGCAGGACCTGCTCAACCTGATGGACACCTACCGTCGCATTCACCGTTCGTCGGAAGCCTCGCAGGTCCGGCTCTGGGAGTAGGCGCAATGGACGGGACCAAGGAATCCGATTTGATCACGGCCGTGCTGATGTACGCGATTCGTTGCCTGGCCGAAGGGGATCAAGCCGCGCTGCGCAACATGAACTTCGGCCCGCGCGAAATCGAGGCGTTGCGCGAGATGAACCTGGCCGATCTCTATCGCGTCGAATCCTTGCGCGCCCATTGCCTGGATATCGTTCTCAATCGGGACGTGTACTGGCCGATGATCGAGCATCTGCGGCGTCAGCGCGAATCCGAGGAACTGCAACAAGTGCTCATCGCCGCCGACGCACCGTTGGAGATGATGCAAACGCTCTTCGGCTTGGGCTCCCGCGAATACACGCGCCTGCGCCGTATGCTCACCGTCGATCCCTCGGTCGGCCGGCCGGCGGAACCCGATGAAGCGAGCACGCACAAGCTCTGGAACGCCTGGGTCCAACGGGCGGAACACGAAGAAGATGGTCCGCTCGCACCGAACGAGTATCTCGCCATCCACCGTGAAACCGGTATCTCGATGCGGGCCATATGGAACTTGACGCAACGCTGGAATCAATACGGTGACTTGACGGGTCGAAGCAGTCACGACCCTGTGGAGCGAGCCTGTTCGGATGGATGAGGGTTCTCGCGGACTCCGGCCCGAGACCCACGCACTGGATGCACTGATACAGGCGACCATCGAACGCGTACAACAGGAATCGGGTACCAAGCAGTCCGATACCATGCTGTTCATGGGCAACCGCCATCAGGCGTTCCCCACGCTGGTAGTGCAAGACCCCGTGCTCGAACCCGTGGACAAGTTGGTGTGGATGGTCATCATGCTGCAGGCCCAGGAGATCGGCGGCAGCACGGCGTTCCCCAGTTACGAGTATCTGGCCAAGAAAACCAACGTCTCCTCCACATCGACCATCTCCCGGGCTATCGCCATTCTGCGCGCCACCCGTTGGCTGACCTTGTGTGCGCGGCTGCGGGAGGCGAGCGGCCGCTTCCGCGGCAACGTCTATGCGTTGCACGATGAACCCTTGCCGTTGGTCGACGTCCTGCACCTGGACCCGGACTATATGCAGTTCCTGCAGCAGTCGCTCGGGCATCATCATGCTCGGGTGCGCCTGGTCGCCAAGGGGGTGTTGGATACCATCGACGAGGACATCCAGGAGGGTCTCGATATCTGCGCCCAAGGCCATCCGCTCGAACGTCGCATGCAAGCGGCGGAGGCGATCCAGCAGGATTCACCGCGGCGTTATTTCGCATTCAGCGCAAAGGTGATGACCCGTCTGCGCAACGTGGTCGGGGAAGGCGGTACGGATCACCGGGACCAAAATTCAAAGGCGGATGAAACAGGGTTCCAAATTTCGAACCCACAAAATTCAAAGTCGAGTAGTTGTAGTAGTTATATAAATAAAACTACTACTACAGAACCCGCTGAAGAGAAAATAATTAGCGGCCACGCAGAGGGGGAGCCGTCCCTGATCTACCCCAAGCGTCTCTCTGACAACCAGCGCGAGCTCGCGGATCGTTATTTGAAATCCGTTTCCGAAACTGCACGTCAGCCCATCCTCGATGAGCTGGAAGGCCGGTTTCGTTCGGAACAGAAGGGCATGAAGCCGGTGTACGACGAAATGCGCTTCCTGCACTTCTTAT
This region includes:
- a CDS encoding chromosome partitioning protein ParB; the protein is MKEPGTPDAATTVKLDVRRIKSYERNPRRSKNPEYDRIKASIRANGMDQPLVVTCRPGETDHVVGAGGNTRLHILQALYQETGDERFLWVDCLFKPWREESDVLLAHLRENDLRGGLSFIDKAQAVFEAKQLLEEEMGNDSLSQRRLETILRDRGYSLSHGLISQMGYAVHTLLPVIPQSLKSGLGRPQVERIRALERAARALWKKRKLGDDESFDAVFSALCERYDGPEWDLELLRNAIEIEIAEELEVSIQAIRVELDAQLLGREIETPILENDHDADTPEERASSSNAITAKVKSVADDKTPGDSRGNNAETQSKGKVSPPQRPLLVIAPDASEENSEELPDNPIESEADSIESAITLSQPGATDLKSLRARAWTLAARLAQRNGISGLVAPLSGKGLGFILRDVPDSSLADQLDAETLGQVSMLWWHLAACAEMTVAPLDAVIATLSDDSILRKALENQDAGLLFNSVWTLDPGHTGYRLWRQLGEQDWQDLLNLMDTYRRIHRSSEASQVRLWE
- a CDS encoding helix-turn-helix domain-containing protein, which translates into the protein MDEGSRGLRPETHALDALIQATIERVQQESGTKQSDTMLFMGNRHQAFPTLVVQDPVLEPVDKLVWMVIMLQAQEIGGSTAFPSYEYLAKKTNVSSTSTISRAIAILRATRWLTLCARLREASGRFRGNVYALHDEPLPLVDVLHLDPDYMQFLQQSLGHHHARVRLVAKGVLDTIDEDIQEGLDICAQGHPLERRMQAAEAIQQDSPRRYFAFSAKVMTRLRNVVGEGGTDHRDQNSKADETGFQISNPQNSKSSSCSSYINKTTTTEPAEEKIISGHAEGEPSLIYPKRLSDNQRELADRYLKSVSETARQPILDELEGRFRSEQKGMKPVYDEMRFLHFLCRAANKGEFVPNLGIKVHDERIEREKARLRYLKQQEQSLAEVKRRDSSSASGQQQLAELRKSLNLPARPQTDDESD
- a CDS encoding DUF2857 domain-containing protein; the encoded protein is MDGTKESDLITAVLMYAIRCLAEGDQAALRNMNFGPREIEALREMNLADLYRVESLRAHCLDIVLNRDVYWPMIEHLRRQRESEELQQVLIAADAPLEMMQTLFGLGSREYTRLRRMLTVDPSVGRPAEPDEASTHKLWNAWVQRAEHEEDGPLAPNEYLAIHRETGISMRAIWNLTQRWNQYGDLTGRSSHDPVERACSDG